Proteins encoded together in one Luteimonas fraxinea window:
- a CDS encoding DUF3108 domain-containing protein, translating to MKTAFMSTANAPPRRFSWQPLIASHDARPMRALLSLFATALLIVAWPTAARGAGLEPFVATYDAWYQGKQAGTATMRLQPQGAQWQVDLGIRGNRGFAGILGLNLEQDTLFDVVGTVYRPLRQSTTRKAAVFFNRKVEGVYDWANNVARWTGDLSKRRRDPVPLQPGDMSALLINLAVMRDAAPNATLQYRFVDGGRVRQYAYQAAAEPELVQVGDISYSALRVSRTNGGNDEMIIWVADGVPTPVRILQREDGEDAVDLRLVEYQGAPQ from the coding sequence ATGAAGACGGCGTTCATGTCGACGGCCAACGCGCCGCCGCGCCGCTTCAGCTGGCAGCCACTGATTGCTTCGCATGATGCCCGTCCTATGCGCGCCCTCCTCTCCCTGTTCGCGACCGCCCTGCTGATCGTCGCGTGGCCCACGGCCGCGCGCGGTGCCGGGCTGGAGCCGTTCGTCGCGACCTACGACGCCTGGTACCAGGGCAAGCAGGCCGGCACGGCGACAATGCGCCTGCAACCGCAGGGCGCGCAGTGGCAGGTGGATCTGGGCATCCGTGGCAACCGCGGTTTCGCCGGCATCCTCGGTCTGAATCTGGAACAGGACACGCTGTTCGACGTGGTCGGCACCGTCTACCGCCCGCTGCGCCAGAGCACGACGCGCAAGGCTGCGGTGTTCTTCAACCGCAAGGTCGAGGGCGTCTACGACTGGGCCAACAATGTCGCACGCTGGACCGGCGATCTGAGCAAGCGTCGCCGCGATCCGGTACCGCTGCAACCCGGCGACATGAGCGCGCTGCTGATCAATCTGGCAGTGATGCGCGATGCCGCGCCGAACGCGACACTGCAGTACCGCTTCGTCGACGGCGGCCGCGTGCGCCAGTACGCCTACCAGGCGGCCGCCGAGCCGGAGCTCGTGCAGGTCGGCGACATCAGTTATTCGGCGTTGCGCGTTTCACGAACCAACGGCGGCAACGACGAGATGATCATCTGGGTCGCGGACGGCGTACCGACGCCGGTCCGGATCCTGCAACGCGAAGATGGCGAGGACGCGGTGGACCTGCGCCTGGTCGAATACCAAGGAGCACCACAATGA
- the purN gene encoding phosphoribosylglycinamide formyltransferase, whose amino-acid sequence MTMRLAVLASGRGSNLQAILDAIAAGTLDAEVIGAWSDRKDAQALVRARDAGLQAHAIRPRDFADRAAHDAALFGALDAAGPDLIVCAGYMRLIGAEVMTARAGRMINIHPSLLPDFKGLHTHQRALDAGVPEHGASVHYVTAELDGGPVIAQARVPVLPGDDAGTLSARVLGREHSLLRETLRWIAAGRVRLHEDGVHVDGQRAAAPLQLAATDCFA is encoded by the coding sequence ATGACGATGCGACTGGCGGTGCTGGCCTCGGGCCGCGGCAGCAATCTGCAGGCGATCCTCGATGCGATCGCGGCCGGCACGCTGGACGCCGAAGTCATCGGCGCCTGGTCCGACCGCAAGGACGCACAGGCGCTGGTGCGCGCCCGCGACGCCGGCCTGCAGGCGCATGCGATCCGACCGCGCGATTTCGCCGACCGCGCCGCGCACGACGCCGCGCTGTTCGGCGCCCTCGATGCCGCAGGGCCCGACCTGATCGTCTGCGCCGGTTATATGCGTCTGATCGGCGCCGAGGTCATGACCGCGCGCGCCGGCAGGATGATCAACATCCATCCTTCGCTGCTGCCCGACTTCAAGGGCCTGCACACGCACCAGCGCGCGCTCGATGCCGGCGTGCCGGAACACGGCGCCAGCGTGCATTACGTGACCGCCGAGCTCGACGGTGGCCCGGTCATCGCGCAGGCGCGGGTGCCGGTGCTGCCCGGCGACGATGCCGGGACGCTGTCGGCACGCGTCCTGGGCCGCGAACATTCCCTGCTACGGGAGACCTTGCGCTGGATCGCCGCCGGTCGCGTGCGGCTGCATGAAGACGGCGTTCATGTCGACGGCCAACGCGCCGCCGCGCCGCTTCAGCTGGCAGCCACTGATTGCTTCGCATGA